A stretch of the Oncorhynchus clarkii lewisi isolate Uvic-CL-2024 chromosome 9, UVic_Ocla_1.0, whole genome shotgun sequence genome encodes the following:
- the LOC139415994 gene encoding protein mono-ADP-ribosyltransferase PARP14-like isoform X1 has translation MEGYKYPVFFEVPSLDPAQKEKLEKYFQVRRKSGGGDCGPIHNVGDNVYKIAFIDRTVQERVLQKAHVLEMPGGPLILTLRDSLEPPPTTTSPVSSQEPPPTTTSPVSSQEPPPTTTSPVSSQEPPPTTTSPVSSQEPPPTTTSPVSSQEPPPTTTSPDSSQESHQSLPFHPSLPVQTSPPGFLEHELHLDSYLLRYLKESPGAGRDLQQQLSSLGCSVHLHPEDKRAVVRGSGQAGSCGDGVGVGPWKAQVERLFKQLQERYTCHYEVDPRKLQTLLQSSTLRSEDVRVYCEAGEGFAVVVGEGPEVQAKLKELEAFQGQGLSSWKQEKISTTCQLGQSKLRLLGEVIEKDLVEAVPGVKVTRGDSGQLELMGSASDVRTARQLVTDKISLVLERVVPEVSPHLLSFLREEYGRPGNLSSLLGLGLHVEVELGDTELRLFSLSSGKLEQAEKDLLGEFGEEKIDVPNGAFQAELKSKLETKVKEMNQSRHRVVARYGPGCRVQLLGHLKQVQELREEIGAFLKDQFSVRVVGRPQQNHGGIDGEAGSGPRPNETIAATSYHLQGGLQVVVCQGDITKERADALVNAANEYLDHAGGVAAALSRAGGHEVQQASRDLVRQIGRVPTGTVVETTGGWLPCKMLLHAVGPVGGRVGGNERPLLEKTVKAVLDLAETLELQTLAMPCISSGLFGVPLKVCSEAIVSAVRDFGREQHILTKVTLIDLSGEAVRAMQEACDRLLQGKREIPEWEKMSSTTTTTTHAPQRDTTAASARGAAAPEVCVQVEIIQGTIEKQEVDALVSPMVGSDPLSSRVGNVLSEAAGPALMTAFLRESAGWTAPGDNVLVEGLSGLSSGRVFFLSCAHWDNNPQGPAVQALMQGVRKILTACEIRGFRSIAFPVVGTGEVLQFPHKVATQLLLEEIRRYEQNRASRTPFLVRIVVHPNDRDSTKLFKLPRMLCISEGSNWALDQSKTSGLCCLL, from the exons ATGGAAGGTTACAAATACCCCGTTTTCTTCGAGGTTCCCAGTCTGGATCCAGCACAGAAAGAGAAGTTAGAAAAGTACTTTCAGGTTCGCCGTAAATCTGGTGGTGGAGACTGCGGACCGATACACAATGTTGGTGACAACGTTTACAAGATCGCATTTATTGACCGGACAG TCCAGGAGAGGGTACTTCAGAAAGCTCATGTGTTGGAGATGCCTGGAGGACCTCTCATCCTCACTCTGAGAGACAGCCTGGAGCCTCCACCCACAACAACCTCCCCAGTCAGCAGTCAGGAGCCTCCACCCACAACAACCTCCCCAGTCAGCAGTCAGGAGCCTCCACCCACAACAACCTCCCCAGTCAGCAGTCAGGAGCCTCCACCCACAACAACCTCCCCAGTCAGCAGTCAGGAGCCTCCACCCACAACAACCTCCCCAGTCAGCAGTCAGGAGCCTCCACCCACAACAACCTCCCCAGACAGCAGTCAGGAG AGTCACCAgtccctcccattccatccctccctccctgtccagaCATCCCCACCTGGTTTCCTAGAGCATGAACTCCATCTAGACTCCTACCTCCTGAGATACCTGAAGGAGAGCCCTGGGGCTGGAAGAGACCTGCAGCAGCAGCTGTCCTCTCTGGGCTGCTCTGTCCACCTCCATCCAGAGGACAAGAGGGCAGTGGTCAGAGGCTCAGGCCAAGCTGGGTCATGTGGAGATGGGGTTGGGGTGGGACCATGGAAGGCACAGGTCGAGAGACTGTTCAAACAGCTCCAGGAGCGGTACACATGCCACTATGAGGTAGACCCACGTAAGCTCCAGACTCTGCTGCAGAGCAGTACCCTGCGTTCGGAGGATGTGAGGGTTTACTGCGAGGCAGGGGAAGGGTTTGCGGTGGTGGTTGGGGAGGGGCCCGAGGTCCAGGCCAAGCTGAAGGAGCTGGAGGCCTTCCAGGGTCAGGGTCTGAGCTCCTGGAAGCAGGAGAAGATCAGCACCACCTGTCAACTTGGACAATCCAAGCTCCGTCTTCTAGGTGAAGTGATAGAGAAGGATCTAGTTGAGGCTGTTCCAGGGGTGAAGGTGACACGCGGTGACTCGGGCCAGCTGGAGCTGATGGGTTCAGCAAGTGATGTCCGGACAGCCAGACAGTTAGTTACAGATAAAATCTCTCTGGTGCTGGAGCGGGTGGTGCCTGAGGTGTCCCCCCACCTCCTGTCCTTCCTGAGGGAGGAGTATGGGAGGCCTGGGAACCTGAGCAGTCTGCTGGGGTTGGGACTCCATGTGGAGGTAGAGTTGGGGGATACAGAGCTccgtctgttctccctctcctctgggaAACTGGAGCAGGCTGAGAAGGATCTGCTGGGGGAGTTTGGGGAGGAGAAGATTGATGTGCCCAACGGTGCTTTCCAGGCTGAACTGAAGTCCAAACTTGAGACAAAGGTGAAGGAGATGAACCAAAGTAGACACAGGGTGGTGGCCAGGTATGGTCCTGGGTGTAGAGTACAGCTGCTGGGTCACCTGAAGCAGGTTCAGGAGCTGAGGGAGGAGATTGGGGCCTTTCTGAAAGACCAGTTCAGTGTAAGAGTTGTGGGACGTCCTCAACAGAACCATGGTGGCATAGACGGTGAAGCAGGCTCCGGACCAAGACCTAACGAGACGATCGCAGCCACCAGCTATCACCTCCAGGGTGGGCTGCAGGTAGTTGTTTGTCAGGGTGACATCACCAAGGAACGGGCAGACGCACTGGTGAACGCAGCCAATGAGTATCTGGATCACGCTGGGGGCGTGGCTGCAGCTCTGAGCCGGGCGGGGGGGCATGAAGTACAGCAGGCCAGCAGAGATCTGGTTAGACAGATAGGGAGAGTACCCACAGGTACAGTGGTAGAGACTACAGGAGGGTGGCTGCCTTGTAAGATGCTGCTGCATGCAGTGGGACCAGTAGGGGGCAGAGTAGGTGGGAATGAGCGCCCTCTGCTGGAGAAGACAGTAAAGGCAGTCCTGGATCTGGCAGAGACCCTGGAGCTCCAGACCCTGGCCATGCCCTGCATCAGCTCGGGGTTATTCGGCGTTCCTCTGAAGGTGTGTTCTGAGGCCATAGTCTCTGCAGTGAGGGACTTTGGGAGGGAACAGCACATCCTTACCAAGGTCACTCTGATTGATTTGAGTGGAGAGGCAGTGAGAGCCATGCAGGAGGCCTGTGATAGGCTGTTACAGGGTAAGAGGGAGATTCCTGAGTGGGAGAAAATGTCgagcaccaccactaccactacacatGCTCCTCAGAGAGACACCACTGCTGCCTCCGCCAGGGGAGCAGCCGCTCCAGAGGTCTGTGTCCAGGTGGAGATCATCCAGGGAACCATAGAGAAACAGGAg gTGGATGCTCTGGTGTCACCCATGGTTGGTAGTGACCCGCTATCCTCCCGAGTGGGTAATGTCTTGTCGGAGGCAGCTGGACCGGCGCTGATGACAGCATTTCTGAGGGAATCAGCGGGATGGACTGCACCTGGTGACAACGTCCTGGTGGAGGGACtgtctggtctcagctctggccGTGTCTTCTTCCTCAGCTGTGCACACTGGGACAACAACCCCCAAGGACCagctgtacag GCTCTGATGCAGGGTGTGAGGAAAATCCTGACTGCTTGTGAGATCCGGGGCTTCCGTTCCATTGCGTTCCCTGTAGTTGGAACTGGTGAGGTTCTCCAGTTCCCTCACAAGGTGGCAACGCAGCTTCTGCTAGAAGAGATCCGTAGGTATGAACAGAATCGAGCGAGCAGAACCCCCTTCCTTGTCCGCATTGTCGTCCATCCCAATGACAGAGATTCTACCAAG CTTTTCAAACTACCCAGAATGCTTTGCATCTCAGAGGGTTCAAATTGGGCACTCGACCAGAGCAAG ACATCAGGATTGTGCTGCTTGTTATAA
- the LOC139415994 gene encoding protein mono-ADP-ribosyltransferase PARP14-like isoform X2 → MEGYKYPVFFEVPSLDPAQKEKLEKYFQVRRKSGGGDCGPIHNVGDNVYKIAFIDRTVQERVLQKAHVLEMPGGPLILTLRDSLEPPPTTTSPVSSQEPPPTTTSPVSSQEPPPTTTSPVSSQEPPPTTTSPVSSQEPPPTTTSPVSSQEPPPTTTSPDSSQETSPPGFLEHELHLDSYLLRYLKESPGAGRDLQQQLSSLGCSVHLHPEDKRAVVRGSGQAGSCGDGVGVGPWKAQVERLFKQLQERYTCHYEVDPRKLQTLLQSSTLRSEDVRVYCEAGEGFAVVVGEGPEVQAKLKELEAFQGQGLSSWKQEKISTTCQLGQSKLRLLGEVIEKDLVEAVPGVKVTRGDSGQLELMGSASDVRTARQLVTDKISLVLERVVPEVSPHLLSFLREEYGRPGNLSSLLGLGLHVEVELGDTELRLFSLSSGKLEQAEKDLLGEFGEEKIDVPNGAFQAELKSKLETKVKEMNQSRHRVVARYGPGCRVQLLGHLKQVQELREEIGAFLKDQFSVRVVGRPQQNHGGIDGEAGSGPRPNETIAATSYHLQGGLQVVVCQGDITKERADALVNAANEYLDHAGGVAAALSRAGGHEVQQASRDLVRQIGRVPTGTVVETTGGWLPCKMLLHAVGPVGGRVGGNERPLLEKTVKAVLDLAETLELQTLAMPCISSGLFGVPLKVCSEAIVSAVRDFGREQHILTKVTLIDLSGEAVRAMQEACDRLLQGKREIPEWEKMSSTTTTTTHAPQRDTTAASARGAAAPEVCVQVEIIQGTIEKQEVDALVSPMVGSDPLSSRVGNVLSEAAGPALMTAFLRESAGWTAPGDNVLVEGLSGLSSGRVFFLSCAHWDNNPQGPAVQALMQGVRKILTACEIRGFRSIAFPVVGTGEVLQFPHKVATQLLLEEIRRYEQNRASRTPFLVRIVVHPNDRDSTKLFKLPRMLCISEGSNWALDQSKTSGLCCLL, encoded by the exons ATGGAAGGTTACAAATACCCCGTTTTCTTCGAGGTTCCCAGTCTGGATCCAGCACAGAAAGAGAAGTTAGAAAAGTACTTTCAGGTTCGCCGTAAATCTGGTGGTGGAGACTGCGGACCGATACACAATGTTGGTGACAACGTTTACAAGATCGCATTTATTGACCGGACAG TCCAGGAGAGGGTACTTCAGAAAGCTCATGTGTTGGAGATGCCTGGAGGACCTCTCATCCTCACTCTGAGAGACAGCCTGGAGCCTCCACCCACAACAACCTCCCCAGTCAGCAGTCAGGAGCCTCCACCCACAACAACCTCCCCAGTCAGCAGTCAGGAGCCTCCACCCACAACAACCTCCCCAGTCAGCAGTCAGGAGCCTCCACCCACAACAACCTCCCCAGTCAGCAGTCAGGAGCCTCCACCCACAACAACCTCCCCAGTCAGCAGTCAGGAGCCTCCACCCACAACAACCTCCCCAGACAGCAGTCAGGAG aCATCCCCACCTGGTTTCCTAGAGCATGAACTCCATCTAGACTCCTACCTCCTGAGATACCTGAAGGAGAGCCCTGGGGCTGGAAGAGACCTGCAGCAGCAGCTGTCCTCTCTGGGCTGCTCTGTCCACCTCCATCCAGAGGACAAGAGGGCAGTGGTCAGAGGCTCAGGCCAAGCTGGGTCATGTGGAGATGGGGTTGGGGTGGGACCATGGAAGGCACAGGTCGAGAGACTGTTCAAACAGCTCCAGGAGCGGTACACATGCCACTATGAGGTAGACCCACGTAAGCTCCAGACTCTGCTGCAGAGCAGTACCCTGCGTTCGGAGGATGTGAGGGTTTACTGCGAGGCAGGGGAAGGGTTTGCGGTGGTGGTTGGGGAGGGGCCCGAGGTCCAGGCCAAGCTGAAGGAGCTGGAGGCCTTCCAGGGTCAGGGTCTGAGCTCCTGGAAGCAGGAGAAGATCAGCACCACCTGTCAACTTGGACAATCCAAGCTCCGTCTTCTAGGTGAAGTGATAGAGAAGGATCTAGTTGAGGCTGTTCCAGGGGTGAAGGTGACACGCGGTGACTCGGGCCAGCTGGAGCTGATGGGTTCAGCAAGTGATGTCCGGACAGCCAGACAGTTAGTTACAGATAAAATCTCTCTGGTGCTGGAGCGGGTGGTGCCTGAGGTGTCCCCCCACCTCCTGTCCTTCCTGAGGGAGGAGTATGGGAGGCCTGGGAACCTGAGCAGTCTGCTGGGGTTGGGACTCCATGTGGAGGTAGAGTTGGGGGATACAGAGCTccgtctgttctccctctcctctgggaAACTGGAGCAGGCTGAGAAGGATCTGCTGGGGGAGTTTGGGGAGGAGAAGATTGATGTGCCCAACGGTGCTTTCCAGGCTGAACTGAAGTCCAAACTTGAGACAAAGGTGAAGGAGATGAACCAAAGTAGACACAGGGTGGTGGCCAGGTATGGTCCTGGGTGTAGAGTACAGCTGCTGGGTCACCTGAAGCAGGTTCAGGAGCTGAGGGAGGAGATTGGGGCCTTTCTGAAAGACCAGTTCAGTGTAAGAGTTGTGGGACGTCCTCAACAGAACCATGGTGGCATAGACGGTGAAGCAGGCTCCGGACCAAGACCTAACGAGACGATCGCAGCCACCAGCTATCACCTCCAGGGTGGGCTGCAGGTAGTTGTTTGTCAGGGTGACATCACCAAGGAACGGGCAGACGCACTGGTGAACGCAGCCAATGAGTATCTGGATCACGCTGGGGGCGTGGCTGCAGCTCTGAGCCGGGCGGGGGGGCATGAAGTACAGCAGGCCAGCAGAGATCTGGTTAGACAGATAGGGAGAGTACCCACAGGTACAGTGGTAGAGACTACAGGAGGGTGGCTGCCTTGTAAGATGCTGCTGCATGCAGTGGGACCAGTAGGGGGCAGAGTAGGTGGGAATGAGCGCCCTCTGCTGGAGAAGACAGTAAAGGCAGTCCTGGATCTGGCAGAGACCCTGGAGCTCCAGACCCTGGCCATGCCCTGCATCAGCTCGGGGTTATTCGGCGTTCCTCTGAAGGTGTGTTCTGAGGCCATAGTCTCTGCAGTGAGGGACTTTGGGAGGGAACAGCACATCCTTACCAAGGTCACTCTGATTGATTTGAGTGGAGAGGCAGTGAGAGCCATGCAGGAGGCCTGTGATAGGCTGTTACAGGGTAAGAGGGAGATTCCTGAGTGGGAGAAAATGTCgagcaccaccactaccactacacatGCTCCTCAGAGAGACACCACTGCTGCCTCCGCCAGGGGAGCAGCCGCTCCAGAGGTCTGTGTCCAGGTGGAGATCATCCAGGGAACCATAGAGAAACAGGAg gTGGATGCTCTGGTGTCACCCATGGTTGGTAGTGACCCGCTATCCTCCCGAGTGGGTAATGTCTTGTCGGAGGCAGCTGGACCGGCGCTGATGACAGCATTTCTGAGGGAATCAGCGGGATGGACTGCACCTGGTGACAACGTCCTGGTGGAGGGACtgtctggtctcagctctggccGTGTCTTCTTCCTCAGCTGTGCACACTGGGACAACAACCCCCAAGGACCagctgtacag GCTCTGATGCAGGGTGTGAGGAAAATCCTGACTGCTTGTGAGATCCGGGGCTTCCGTTCCATTGCGTTCCCTGTAGTTGGAACTGGTGAGGTTCTCCAGTTCCCTCACAAGGTGGCAACGCAGCTTCTGCTAGAAGAGATCCGTAGGTATGAACAGAATCGAGCGAGCAGAACCCCCTTCCTTGTCCGCATTGTCGTCCATCCCAATGACAGAGATTCTACCAAG CTTTTCAAACTACCCAGAATGCTTTGCATCTCAGAGGGTTCAAATTGGGCACTCGACCAGAGCAAG ACATCAGGATTGTGCTGCTTGTTATAA